In the Silene latifolia isolate original U9 population chromosome 1, ASM4854445v1, whole genome shotgun sequence genome, TGGAATATATGGACCAGTCtggaaggaactcttagccaGTTGACATACTGAACATCTCCTGAGAACATTTTGGACATCCCCCATCATTTTTGGCCAATAGAACTGTTCTTGTAGTATGTCCAGTGTCTTTTGAACACCAAAATGCCCTCCTAAGCCTCCCgaatggacttccctgattaggaggtcctcgtaggaaccccttggaacacatagcttgttcccttggaatagaaacccatcttgcagcaagtatttgttccctggaaccctatgcccttcaaactgtgtgatccactcctcggagaagtcagggtcttccttgtacatctctttcatgaactcaaaaccaAGGACCCCGGTTCCCATAGTCGACGTTGATggagtgcctccttgatagtgcatctgccactacattttgtttcccttctttatacttgctggaaaaggtgaatgattgcaagtactccacccatttagcatgcctgtgactcaacttgtgctggccattgatatatttcaatgcttcatgatcagagtgcaacacaaatggctttggtttcaaatagtgactccaatgcatgactgccctgataattgcataaaattctttgtcataggtagaatactttaacttagctccattcaacttctcactgaagtaagctacaggtttctgagcttggatcaggactgcaccaatgcctaccccactggcatcacactctacttcaaagagttgatcaaagtctgGCAACTTCAAAATAGGGGTCTCACACATCAATTTCTTAATCCCCTCAAAGGACTGCTGAGCACTCTCAGTCCAGTggaactcccctttcttcatacactcagtaattggagcaacaactgaactgaagttcttgataaatctcctataaaaggaggccaatccatggaaccccCTCACCTCAGTGATTGTTTTAGGAGTAGGCCATGATTGAATGGCCACAATTTTATCCTGATCAACTGTAATCCCTCTTCCAGAGACAATGTACCCTAggaatgccacttcttcaaccataaaagtgcatttCTCTATCTTGCCAAATAGTTTTTGTTCCTTGAGGATCCTGAACACAGCTTCAAGATGTTTCAAGTGTTCCCTTTCACTGCTGCTAtaaaccaagatgtcatcaaagtagaccactgcaaatttgcctaaacatggccttagcacctcagtcatcagtctcataaaggtgcttggtgcattagaaagaccaaatggcatcacaagccactcatacagtccatgtttagttttgaaggcagtcttccactcatctccttcccttatcctgacttgatggtacccttgcctgagatcaattttagaaaataccatggcaccactgagctcatctaacatgtcatccaaccttggtattgggaacctgtacttgacagtgatgttgttaatggccctgctgtcagtacacatcctccatgttccatctttcttgggaacaagtagagcagggactgcacaaggactGAGAGATTCCCTGACAAATCCTTTACTCATAAGTTCCTCAATCTGGTTTTGCAACTCTTTGGTAGCAGTtggatcacttctataagctggcctgttgggaagcactgagcctggaacaaggtcaatgtggtgctcaatgcccctcaatggtggcaacccactaggcaGCTCTCTTGGAAATACCTCTTTATACCTCTGAATTAAGGGTCTAACTTCAGCAGGTATCTCAGGGCTCCCTTCCTTGCTTACTTCTTTGGATAGTAACATCCAGACAGGTTGTTCTTGcttcatttctttgatcatggctgcttcagaaagaaatagcacaccattgttctcctctggcatacttggacctccatagtttctctggttgggtggtaatggggtcagagtaactttcttgccttcatgcttgaaactatagatgttatccttcccatggtgagtggtattcctgtcatactcccatggtcttcctaagagtaggtggcaggcatccattggaacaatatcacacaagacttcatctttatacaccttcccaatagaaaatggaaccaagcattgcttgtccacccttacttctgctcccttgttcaaccatctcaacttgtaagggtttgggtgctcttgagttgtcaggttgagtttactaaccatggcatttgatgccacatttgtacaacttcccccatctatgatcaggttacaaaccctcccctggactgtgcatctggttctgaatatcagggatctttgatcagcttccagaggtgagtgttgggaatgcatAACCCTCCACAAGACTAAGCTGTGACTGTATCGGGGGGGCCACAACCGCATCTTGTTCTGGTTCTCCTTCGCCTCCACTTCCTCCATTATCGTggtctcatcttcctcatactGAACCAAACCTTCTCTCTCCCACTTTGCTCTACTTCCATTGTCTTcaaggttctcttagaaggacagtccttcctaaaatggccatacccttggcactgAAGCATTTAATTTTCCCATCGATCCACGAGATGTGTTGGTTCTAGTATTCACATGACTCTTTcccttgtctggtgttggttgggttgcaaGTTTTGGAGTTTAtccaatcctaaccccagaaaaaggtttgaaagtgggtctggtaaggggtttggaagcagtgactttggcttttcccatcttttcaatcctcaatgctaggttgactgcctcatcaaaggaccagacttgttgcattctaacccttatagcaatcttaggatccaatccctcaacaaacctagcaattttctGCTCAGGCTTCTCAGTGATCTCACATTGcagggtaagttgttcaaagctcctaagataagactcaacagattgttggtcttgttttaGTCAAGTTAACTTGATAAACATATCctgtgtgtaatctttagctataaacttatccttcaatttctttttaagttttagccaagatttaatgggttccttgccttctctcattctctggcttttcagggtttcataccaaagtgaggcataacctttaaatttaaggatagaaactttgaaagctttctGTCAAAGATAtcccttaaattcaaagactctctcaacagttctaatccagtctaacaaatcttcagggtttaaactaccatggaaatcaggaatttctacctttatatctttgtctctttccatgtagatgccctctgccaTAGATTCATCAGTATCTGACAAGTCTTCTCCATGCTCCTGGTGGTATGGTTGTCCTCTCCCTGCTCCAACaaagcctctacccctgcctctgccTTTGTAGGGTGGCCTGTTAGGAACTCCTTCTGCAAGAGTGTTGACAATATTTACCAGTTCATTGATTCTTCCTGCTATCTGATCCACCCTGGTTTCAATACCAGcaaatctctcttcactcatgggttattttttgtagttttgttgtagttagggtaaaaatgaactcactttccttcccaagactaacacaagatagaatcgtgttaaaaccttgctctgatataccaatttggagtgtaatgtccaagggtttagacaaatacaacaatcaaaccagcaaactaaagacagtttctcaggaatgcaataaacttgtgctaattaataaaattatgtactgacctcctaaaatcatgaaacttggcagtaaattactttgatataagaactacttctgagcaaaagaccaggatttttagaggactcaaggTATTTTTAAGATTCAACTCGAATCGATCGACGAGACACCAAGGACCGTAATTGAGACAGGTTCTGGGATAATgcttgaaaggagggaacttggatataattatcaactgaaaaacccacagaatactcacagggaattaagctaataaTTTAGGGTGTTAAAGTTAagaaattccacagattaacacagagAAAGACTCAATCgaaacaaacaaagaaagctaaacTATCCACATCTAAGCACGgaaagtttatactctactaacaagtacttaatcaataaccacagtctaagcacaagttattatcaagcctgactctaatctacagactaagcacaagattaagaggttcaaatttgagagaaatctcaggtttcattcataaatcaccgTCCTCcaacgatcgagttgaggtccttatataggcctttttaggttacaaacttgaaagaaaaactacatccaagggtcaggatctctcctcacatgctggtaagagtcaaagtacaatattacaatggtttaaaagctcttaattgtaaactggaatgaaaacaaaagagaaatgcaggtgACAGTGACATATTGTGGTCCTTTGCTGCATTGTTGGCTTctctgttgaatgtaggcacttgaggacgaaatgattgagtccttggcattaaaattggctctaggttgtatctggtatatgggaagacaagccaaaagttccttgcatgctttttcctcatggtttagccgaaaatggaaagattgcttttgttgtttgtcaattTCTCGATTCTGCTCCACTTAGTTTTCtatgacttgcattgtgattcttccttggacccctaggacttttctgagcttagtttaatggccaaccagctggccatggtggcagctggtggttgggcttgtactcgtacctattagccactaaacctagcccactctggttgcttcctgaagtggttgtggtgctgttttggcctgcttgcatttgtggagtgTCCTGGTCAGTAGCTCCTGCTGCAATTGCACCAAAAATCAGATTGAAAGATAAGTTGCAGGGAGTAAAACAGATAAAGTAAAGttgccatttttggccaaacaaGGGAAAACTCTCAACAAAGAAGAACTTGGCCTGTTCAGCATTCATTTTATAGAGCCTTGAGCCATATAAGATGCCTGCACCAAAGCCATTTGACCCACAACAACCAGCCAAAGATTTCAGCAACCAAAGACAACATGTCACTATCAACCTGcagctcttttgttcttgttcagtttgccttaatttcctttgtatccgttgtaatataagtccactactcttgtttgcttcctaagtttaatcctggcccttagatggagttGTCTAGGGTTTATCATGTACTGAACATTTCACAGAAAGGTCTATATAAGGACCCTTTCTCAGTCTGTTGTActcagactttgattaatgaaaaaaccttgagatttctctcaaaatattgcaaatcttttaactttgctgagtcttagttataagtcagacttaatatcttcttgtgcttgcttagaaggtgattaaggatctgtggtgctacttagaataggtctgtgcttgcttgagctaTTTTAAGTGCATTGTCTGGTTAAGTTTGAATTgattctgtgcttgcttgaacaaTTCATTCTTAATCTTCCTAAATTATTAAGTTTAATCTCTGTGCATGCTTGAGAgtaaatttgataattatatcctccTTTGTGTCCAGAAAACATCACAAAACAGTCACAAGAGTCTTCTAAGGAAACTGTCCGAGATTTCTGTTATTTCAGTCTGGTTTTCTATTTGTTAAAATTACTTGGAGTGTGTGTAAAATCCTGAGAATTGGCACAGTTTTAGCTTACCCTCTTAACTAAATTGCCACCAAGTTTCATGAATTTTCAaggtcatttactatttttataaaaatccccaagtttattgcattccctgaAAATTGCTCTTTTGCCTGTTTCAGGATTTGTCCTATTTGTGCTTATCCCCATAGTTTACAGTGCAAATtctggtatcagagcttaggttcATAACACAATCCTACTTTGTGTTAGTCCTGAGTGAGAGAGAGGTCAGTTCTTTTTCCCAGCtacatcaaaactacaaaaataaCCCAATGAGTGAGGAGAGGCTAGCAGGAATGGAAGCAAAGATGGATCAGTTAACCAACCTGGTTAATGTGACCCTGGAAGCTGTGAACACTGTGATGGCAAACATTCCCACTCCAGAAAGAGGAAGGCCACCACCCTACAGAGGAAGGGGCAGGGGTAGAGGTATCCTTGGAGCAGGAAGAGGCCAACCACACCATGAAGAGGAACTCAACTCAGATTCAGAAGAATCCATGATGGAAGAAGGTAACTACTTGGCTAGAGATAAAGATGTTAAGGTAGAGAtccctgatttccatggtagtttaaatcctgAGGACTTGTTAGACTGGCTTAGatctgttgagagagtctttgagtttaaaaatTATGATGACAAAAAAGCTTTTAAGGTTGCTATTTTAAAACTCAAGGGctatgcatctctttggtatgagaatatgaaacaccaaaggattagaGATGGTAAGGAACCAGTTAGGTCTTGGCTTAAGTTAAAAAAGAAGTTAAAGGAGAAATTCATAGCAAAAGACTATACTCAGGATATTTTTATTAAGCTGACTCAGTTGAAACAAGAGCAGTTAACTGTCGAGGCCTaccttaggagctttgaacaactaaccctgcaatgtgaggtcactgaaaaacctgagcaaaagattgctaggttcATTGAGGGTTTGGACCCTAAGATAGCTAGCAAAGTGAGAATGCAGCAAGTCTGGTCATTTGATGAGGCAGTTAACCTAGCCCTAAGAATTGAGAAACTAGGGAAGATAAAACCTGCAACACCCAAATTCCCTACCAGAACAACATTCAAACCCTACACTGGTGTCAAAATTACTGAGGTACCTAAACTAGTTACCCAACCAACAGTAGACAAAGGGAAGGCACCCATGTATCCCAAACCCAACCCACCTTTATCCAGGGATAAGATCAAGTGCTTCCAATGCCAGGGTTTTGGCCATTTTaagaaggactgtccttctaacAGAGCCCTCACAGCTATGGAGATTGAAGAATGGGAAAGGGAAGGTCTAGTTGAGTATGAGGAAGAAGAGACACTGGTTCCAATAGGGATGGAAACTGAGAGGGAAACTGATCAAGGGCAAGTTGTGGCTCACCCTGACACAGGGCACAATTTGGTCCTATGGAGGGTTATGCACTCTCAACCAGCTCCTCTAGAAGCTGATCAGAGATCCATGATATTCAGGAGTAGGTGCACTGTCCAAGGGAGGGTGTGTAATTTGATCATTGATGGGGGTAGCTGTACCAATGTAGCTTCCACCATCATGGTTAGCAAACTGAGCTTGCCTACTCAGGAGCACCCCAATCCATACAAACTGAGATGGTTAAGCAAAGGATCTGAAGTGAGAGTTGACAAGCAGTGCATTGTTCCTTTTTCAATTGGGAAGGTATACAAGGATGAAGTACTGTGTGATGTGGTTCCTATGGATGCCTGCCATCTACTGCTAGGGAGACCATGGGAGTTtgacaggaataccactcaccagGGGAAGGAAAATGTCTATGTTTTCAAGCATAATGGAAAGAGAGTCACTCTGACTCCCTTACCACCAAACCAGTGGGGTTATGGAAGTCCTAACATGCCTGAGGAGGTTAATGGAGTACTATTTCTATCTGAGGCAGCTATGATCAAGGAGCTGAGGCAAGAACAACCTGTGTTGTTTCTCCTATCAAGGGAAACCAACACTGAATGGAACAAAGATGTGCCTGCAGAGGTTCAACCCCTAATTAAGAAGTACAAGGAGGTTTTTCCAGCTGAGTTGCCTAGTGGATTGCCACCCCTGAGAGGCATTGAGCATCACATAGACCTTGTACCTGGTTCTGTGCTTCCCAACAGGCCAGCTTACAGATGTGATCCCACAACAACTAAGGAGCTACAACATCAGATTGAAGAATTAATGACAAAGGGATTTGTAAGGGAATCATTGAGCCCCTGTGCAGTACCTGCCTTACTAGTGCCCAAGAAAGATGGAAGTTGGAGGATGTGTACTGATAGCAGAGCTATAAACAACATCACAGTCAAGTACAGATTCCCTATTCCAAGGCTAGATGACATGTTGGATGAGCTCAGTGGGGCTCAGGTCTTTTCAAAAATAGATCTCAGGcaagggtatcatcaggtgagaataagagaaggtgatgaatggaaaacagctttcaaaaccaaacatggcctgtatgagtggcttgtcatgTCATTTGGCTTGTCTAATGCTCCAAGCaccttcatgaggctcatgacTGAAGTCTTGAGGCCCTGCCTTGGAAAGTTTGCTGtagtatactttgatgacatactcaTTTACAGCAGGAGTCCATCTGAACATGTGTTACATTTGGAAGTGATCTTTAAAATACTCATGGAACAGAAGTtgtatgggaagcttgagaagtgtaccttcatggtcaatgaggtagCATTTCTAGGGTATATTATATCAGGAAGAGGGATTTCAGTTGATCAGGAGAAGATTCAGGCTATGCAAACTTGGCCAGTCCCACAAACAATCACAGAAGTGAGGGGATTTCATGGCCTGGCATCTTTCTACAGAAGGTTCATTAAGAATTTCAGCTCAATTGTTGCACCAATTACTGAGTGTATGAGAAAGGGAGACTTCCAATGGACTGAAACTGCTCAGCAGTCCTTTGAGAAGATCAAAAAGTTAATGTGTGAGGCTCCCATTCTCAAGCTACCTGACTTTGAACAACTATTTGAGGtggagtgtgatgctagtggggTTGGAATAGGAGCTGTCCTAATCCAAGGCCAGAGACCAGTGGCCTATTTCAGTGAGAAGTTAAATGGAGCCAAGCtaaaatattcaacttatgacaaGGAGTTCTATGCAATCATAAGGGCTCTTAcacattggagtcactacttgaaaCCTAAGCCATTTGTGTTGCATTCTGATCATGAGGCCCTGAAATACATCAATGGCCAACACAAGCTGAGCCATAGACATGCTAAGTGGGTAGAATTCCTGCAAGCCTTTAACTTTTCAAGCAAATATAAAGAGGGGAAGCagaatgtggtagctgatgcCCTATCTAGGAGGCATTCTCTGTTGACTGTCATGAGTAACAAGGTCCTTGGGTTTGAATTCATGAAGGAGATGCAGCAGGAGCTACTGACCAGGAcactccacaaatgcaagcaggccaaaacagcaccacaaccacttcaggaagcaaccagagtgggctaggtttagtggctaataggtacgagtacaagcccaaccaccagctgccaccatggccagctggttggccattaaactaagctcagaaaagtcctaggggtccaaggaagaatcacaatgcaagtcataGAAAACTAAGCTGGAACAGAACTGCAGAaattgacaaacaacaaaagcaatctttccatttctggctaaaccatgaggaaaaagcatgcaaggaacttttggcttgtcttcccatataccagatacaacctagagccaattttaatgccaaggactcaatcatttcgtcctcaagtgcctacattcaacagagaagccagcaatgcagcaaaggaccacaacatgtcactgtcacctgcatttctcttttgttttcattccagtttacaattaagagcttttaaaccgttgtaatattgtactttgactcttaccagcatgtgaggagagatcctgacccttggatgtagtttttctttcaagtttgtaacctaaaaaggcctatataaggacctcaactcagaCTGTTGGAGGAcagctgatttatgaatgaaacctaagatttctctcaaatttgaacctcttaatcttgtgcttagtctgtagattagagtcaggcttgataataacctgtgcttagactgtggttattgattaagtacctgttag is a window encoding:
- the LOC141654773 gene encoding uncharacterized protein LOC141654773; amino-acid sequence: MSEERLAGMEAKMDQLTNLVNVTLEAVNTVMANIPTPERGRPPPYRGRGRGRGILGAGRGQPHHEEELNSDSEESMMEEGNYLARDKDVKVEIPDFHGSLNPEDLLDWLRSVERVFEFKNYDDKKAFKVAILKLKGYASLWYENMKHQRIRDGKEPVRSWLKLKKKLKEKFIAKDYTQDIFIKLTQLKQEQFIEGLDPKIASKVRMQQVWSFDEAVNLALRIEKLGKIKPATPKFPTRTTFKPYTGVKITEVPKLVTQPTVDKGKAPMYPKPNPPLSRDKIKCFQCQGFGHFKKDCPSNRALTAMEIEEWEREGLVEYEEEETLVPIGMETERETDQGQVVAHPDTGHNLVLWRVMHSQPAPLEADQRSMIFRSRCTVQGRVCNLIIDGGSCTNVASTIMVSKLSLPTQEHPNPYKLRWLSKGSEVRVDKQCIVPFSIGKVYKDEVLCDVVPMDACHLLLGRPWEFDRNTTHQGKENVYVFKHNGKRVTLTPLPPNQWGYGSPNMPEEVNGVLFLSEAAMIKELRQEQPVLFLLSRETNTEWNKDVPAEVQPLIKKYKEVFPAELPSGLPPLRGIEHHIDLVPGSVLPNRPAYRCDPTTTKELQHQIEELMTKGFVRESLSPCAVPALLVPKKDGSWRMCTDSRAINNITVKYRFPIPRLDDMLDELSGAQVFSKIDLRQGYHQKLYGKLEKCTFMVNEVAFLGYIISGRGISVDQEKIQAMQTWPVPQTITEVRGFHGLASFYRRFIKNFSSIVAPITECMRKGDFQWTETAQQSFEKIKKLMCEAPILKLPDFEQLFEVECDASGVGIGAVLIQGQRPVAYFSEKLNGAKLKYSTYDKEFYAIIRALTHWSHYLKPKPFVLHSDHEALKYINGQHKLSHRHAKWVEFLQAFNFSSKYKEGKQNVVADALSRRHSLLTVMSNKSVQLNLKNTLNPLKILVFCSEVVLISK